The following are encoded in a window of Pseudomonas sp. St316 genomic DNA:
- a CDS encoding GntR family transcriptional regulator, which translates to MTFKAPDSLAEQIAHHLAERIIRGEMKPGERIQEQKVTLALNVSRGSVREALLILERRHLVAILPRRGAHVTELTEHKVRSLCTLMSELYILLGNAVAHGWKEQADMAPFVAIQQRLNDAYARQDIRTFVDESFSVMRAAYPFANNPYLQETVENLQPAMSRAYFLALDQRKAEMSEFLDLFQRLLAAVLARDLPQIRIVLTAYAQRSCDLVVSALTKA; encoded by the coding sequence ATGACGTTCAAGGCCCCGGACAGCCTCGCCGAGCAAATCGCCCATCACCTCGCCGAACGCATCATTCGCGGCGAAATGAAACCGGGAGAGCGCATCCAGGAGCAGAAGGTCACGCTGGCGCTCAACGTCAGCCGCGGCTCGGTCCGCGAGGCCTTGCTGATCCTGGAGCGGCGTCACTTGGTCGCGATCCTGCCGCGCCGTGGCGCCCACGTCACCGAACTCACCGAGCACAAGGTGCGCAGCCTCTGCACGCTGATGAGCGAGCTGTACATCCTGCTGGGCAACGCCGTGGCCCATGGCTGGAAAGAACAGGCCGACATGGCGCCGTTCGTGGCCATCCAGCAGCGTCTCAACGACGCCTACGCGCGTCAGGACATCCGCACCTTCGTCGATGAAAGCTTCAGCGTGATGCGCGCCGCCTATCCCTTCGCCAACAACCCGTATTTGCAGGAAACCGTCGAGAACCTGCAACCGGCCATGAGCCGTGCCTATTTCCTGGCCCTGGACCAGCGCAAGGCGGAAATGAGCGAGTTCCTCGACCTGTTCCAGCGCCTGCTCGCCGCCGTGCTGGCCCGTGATTTGCCGCAGATCCGCATCGTGCTCACGGCCTACGCCCAGCGCAGTTGCGATCTGGTGGTCTCTGCACTGACGAAGGCCTGA
- the zipA gene encoding cell division protein ZipA, with the protein MEIGLREWLIVIGIIVIAGILFDGWRRMRGGKGKLKFRLDRSLSNLPDEDDSAELLGPPRVLDTHKEPQLDEHDLPSMSAPAREPRESGSKRGKRNSEPSQGDLNLNLDLDGGPSFSGRDSDFPDENKTSSADKDQAQAEEVLVISVICRDPAGFKGPALLQNILESGLRFGEMDIFHRHESMAGNGEVLFSMANAVKPGVFDLDDIDHFSTPAVSFFLGLPGPRHPKQAFDVMVAAARKLSQELNGELKDDQRSVLTAQTIEHYRQRIVEFERRALTQKR; encoded by the coding sequence ATGGAAATCGGTCTGCGCGAGTGGCTGATCGTCATCGGCATCATTGTCATTGCCGGTATTCTTTTCGACGGCTGGCGTCGCATGCGCGGCGGCAAGGGGAAACTGAAGTTTCGCCTGGATCGCAGCCTGTCGAACCTGCCCGATGAGGATGACAGCGCCGAACTGCTGGGCCCGCCGCGGGTGCTGGACACCCACAAGGAGCCGCAGCTGGACGAACACGACTTGCCGTCGATGAGCGCGCCTGCTCGTGAGCCACGGGAGTCGGGTTCCAAGCGTGGCAAGCGCAACAGCGAGCCGTCCCAGGGTGATTTGAACCTGAACCTGGACCTTGATGGTGGCCCGAGCTTCAGCGGTCGTGACAGCGATTTCCCGGACGAGAACAAAACCTCGAGCGCCGACAAAGACCAGGCCCAGGCTGAAGAAGTGCTGGTGATCAGCGTGATCTGCCGCGACCCGGCTGGCTTCAAGGGCCCGGCGTTGTTGCAGAACATCCTGGAAAGCGGCCTGCGTTTCGGCGAGATGGACATCTTTCACCGTCACGAGAGCATGGCTGGCAACGGCGAGGTACTGTTCTCCATGGCCAACGCGGTCAAGCCAGGCGTGTTCGACCTGGACGACATCGACCACTTCAGCACGCCGGCAGTGAGCTTCTTCCTCGGCCTGCCAGGCCCACGTCATCCCAAGCAGGCCTTTGACGTGATGGTGGCCGCGGCGCGCAAGCTGTCCCAGGAACTCAATGGCGAACTCAAGGATGACCAGCGCAGTGTGCTGACCGCCCAGACCATCGAGCACTACCGTCAGCGTATCGTCGAATTCGAGCGCCGGGCACTGACTCAGAAGCGCTGA
- the smc gene encoding chromosome segregation protein SMC, whose translation MRLKCIKLAGFKSFVDPTTVNFPSNMAAVVGPNGCGKSNIIDAVRWVMGESSAKNLRGESMTDVIFNGSTSRKPVSQASIELVFDNSDGTLVGEYAAYAEISIRRKVTRDSQNSYFLNGAKCRRRDITDIFLGTGLGPRSYSIIEQGMISKLIEAKPEDLRNFIEEAAGISKYKERRRETENRIRRTHENLARLTDLREELERQLERLHRQAEAAKKYQEYKGEERQLKAQLSALRWQALNEQVGQREAVIGNQEVSFEALVAEQRNADAAIERLRDGHHDLSERFNLVQGRFYSVGGDIARVEQSIQHGQQRLRQLQDDLKEAERARLETESHLGHDRTLLLTLGEELDRLTPEQEVTSAAAEEAAAALEEAELTMHGWQEQWDSFNLTSAEPRRQAEVQQSRIQQLETSMERLADRQRRLAEERALLAADPEDAAILDLSEQLAASEATLEDLQASEDAQVERLEQLRQALQLALQNQQQGQGELQRLNGRLASLEALQQAALDPGTGTAEWLRDQHLAERPRLAEGLKVDAGWELAVETVLGADLQAVLVDDFAGFDLSGFTQGDLRLLSPAGDGVRIPGSLLDKVEAQVDLSPWLGQVKPVDSLEQALALRGQLAAGESLISRDGYWVGRHFLRVRRASEAESGMLARGQEIQRLGAEREEREASVEALETELQNLRAQQRQQENGREHLRRLLQDEARQQGELKAQLSAGKAKVEQLALRRTRLEEEIAELGEQRALEHEQIGEARLQLQDALDAMALDTEQRELLLAQRDSLRERLDRVRQEARQHKDHAHQLAVRLGSLKAQHDSTRQALERLEMQSERLTEKREQLSLNLEEGEAPLEELRLKLEELLDKRMSVDEELKTAQIALEDADRELRDAEKRRSQAEQQSQLIRGQMEQQRMEWQALTVRRKALQDQLLEDGYDLDGVLATLVAGANEKDAEEELERIAQRIQRLGAINLAAIDEYQQQSERKRYLDAQNDDLVEALETLENVIRKIDKETRNRFKDTFDQINGGLQALFPKVFGGGSAYLELTGEDLLDTGVTIMARPPGKKNSTIHLLSGGEKALTALALVFAIFKLNPAPFCMLDEVDAPLDDANVGRYARLVKEMSETVQFIYITHNKIAMEMADQLMGVTMHEPGCSRLVAVDVEEAMAMVDA comes from the coding sequence GTGCGGCTCAAGTGCATCAAGCTGGCGGGGTTCAAATCCTTCGTCGACCCGACTACGGTGAACTTCCCCAGTAACATGGCGGCGGTGGTCGGGCCCAATGGTTGCGGCAAGTCGAACATCATCGACGCCGTGCGCTGGGTGATGGGCGAGAGTTCGGCCAAGAACCTGCGCGGCGAGTCGATGACCGACGTCATCTTCAACGGCTCCACCAGCCGCAAGCCGGTGAGCCAGGCCAGCATCGAGTTGGTGTTCGATAACTCCGACGGCACCCTGGTGGGTGAATACGCGGCGTATGCGGAAATCTCCATTCGTCGCAAAGTGACCCGCGACAGCCAGAACAGCTATTTCCTCAACGGCGCCAAGTGCCGGCGTCGCGACATCACCGATATTTTCCTCGGCACCGGCCTGGGCCCGCGCAGCTACTCGATCATCGAACAGGGCATGATCTCCAAGTTGATCGAGGCCAAGCCCGAAGACCTGCGCAACTTCATCGAAGAAGCCGCCGGTATTTCCAAATACAAGGAGCGGCGGCGCGAGACTGAAAACCGCATTCGTCGCACCCACGAAAACCTCGCGCGCCTGACCGACCTGCGCGAAGAACTCGAACGCCAACTCGAGCGTTTGCACCGTCAGGCCGAGGCCGCGAAAAAGTACCAGGAATACAAGGGCGAGGAGCGCCAGCTCAAGGCCCAGCTTTCGGCCCTGCGTTGGCAGGCGTTGAACGAGCAGGTCGGCCAGCGCGAGGCGGTCATTGGCAACCAGGAAGTCAGCTTCGAAGCCCTGGTAGCCGAACAACGCAACGCCGACGCCGCCATCGAGCGCCTGCGTGATGGGCACCACGACCTGTCCGAGCGCTTCAATCTGGTGCAGGGGCGCTTCTATTCCGTGGGGGGCGACATCGCCCGGGTCGAGCAGAGCATCCAGCATGGCCAGCAGCGGCTGCGGCAGTTGCAGGATGACTTGAAGGAAGCCGAGCGGGCGCGCCTGGAAACCGAATCGCACCTGGGCCACGACCGCACCTTGCTGCTGACCCTCGGCGAAGAGCTGGACCGGCTCACGCCGGAGCAGGAAGTCACCAGCGCCGCCGCCGAAGAGGCTGCTGCCGCCCTGGAAGAAGCCGAGCTGACCATGCACGGTTGGCAAGAGCAGTGGGACAGCTTCAACCTGACCTCGGCCGAGCCACGGCGCCAGGCTGAAGTCCAGCAGTCGCGCATCCAGCAGTTGGAAACCAGCATGGAGCGCCTGGCCGACCGTCAACGCCGCCTGGCCGAAGAACGCGCCTTGCTCGCGGCGGACCCGGAAGATGCGGCGATCCTCGATCTGAGCGAGCAACTGGCCGCCAGCGAAGCCACCCTCGAAGACTTGCAGGCCAGCGAAGACGCTCAGGTCGAACGGCTCGAGCAACTGCGCCAGGCCTTGCAGCTGGCCTTGCAGAACCAGCAGCAGGGCCAGGGCGAATTGCAGCGGCTCAATGGGCGCCTGGCCTCGCTGGAAGCCTTGCAGCAAGCCGCGCTGGACCCGGGCACCGGCACCGCCGAATGGCTGCGCGACCAGCATCTGGCCGAGCGTCCGCGACTGGCTGAGGGCCTGAAGGTCGATGCCGGTTGGGAGCTGGCGGTGGAGACCGTGCTGGGTGCCGACCTGCAAGCGGTGTTGGTGGATGACTTCGCTGGCTTCGACCTGTCGGGTTTCACCCAGGGCGATCTGCGCTTGCTCAGCCCGGCTGGCGACGGGGTACGAATCCCCGGCAGCTTGCTGGACAAGGTCGAGGCCCAGGTCGACCTGTCGCCTTGGCTGGGGCAGGTCAAACCGGTGGACAGCCTTGAACAGGCTTTGGCCCTGCGTGGGCAGTTGGCGGCCGGCGAAAGCCTGATCAGCCGTGACGGGTATTGGGTCGGCCGGCATTTCCTGCGGGTGCGCCGGGCCAGCGAAGCCGAGAGCGGCATGCTCGCCCGTGGCCAGGAAATTCAGCGCCTGGGCGCCGAGCGCGAAGAGCGCGAAGCCAGCGTCGAAGCCCTGGAAACCGAATTGCAGAACCTGCGGGCGCAACAGCGTCAGCAGGAGAACGGTCGCGAACACCTGCGGCGGCTGTTGCAGGATGAAGCGCGCCAGCAAGGCGAACTCAAGGCGCAGTTATCGGCTGGCAAGGCCAAGGTCGAACAACTGGCGCTGCGCCGCACCCGCCTTGAAGAAGAGATCGCCGAACTGGGCGAGCAGCGGGCATTGGAGCACGAACAGATTGGCGAGGCGCGCTTGCAACTGCAAGACGCCCTCGACGCCATGGCGCTGGACACCGAGCAGCGTGAACTGTTGCTGGCCCAACGTGACAGCTTGCGCGAGCGCTTGGACCGGGTGCGCCAGGAAGCACGCCAGCACAAGGATCATGCCCATCAGTTGGCGGTACGCCTGGGCTCGCTCAAGGCCCAGCACGATTCCACCCGCCAGGCCTTGGAACGACTGGAGATGCAGTCCGAACGCCTGACCGAAAAACGCGAGCAGTTGAGCCTCAATCTGGAGGAGGGCGAAGCGCCGCTGGAAGAGCTGCGCCTCAAGCTCGAAGAGTTGCTCGACAAGCGCATGAGCGTCGATGAGGAGCTCAAGACGGCGCAGATCGCTCTGGAGGACGCCGACCGCGAACTGCGCGACGCCGAGAAGCGCCGCAGCCAGGCCGAGCAGCAATCGCAATTGATCCGCGGCCAGATGGAACAGCAGCGCATGGAATGGCAGGCCTTGACGGTACGGCGCAAAGCCTTGCAGGACCAATTGCTGGAAGACGGCTACGACCTTGACGGCGTGCTCGCCACCCTGGTGGCCGGGGCGAACGAGAAGGACGCCGAGGAGGAACTGGAGCGCATTGCCCAGCGCATCCAGCGCCTGGGAGCAATCAACCTGGCGGCCATCGACGAGTACCAGCAGCAATCCGAGCGCAAGCGCTACCTGGACGCCCAGAACGACGATCTGGTGGAGGCGCTGGAGACTCTGGAAAACGTCATTCGCAAGATCGACAAGGAAACCCGCAATCGCTTCAAGGATACCTTTGATCAGATCAACGGCGGTTTGCAGGCACTTTTCCCAAAAGTTTTCGGTGGCGGCAGCGCTTACTTGGAACTGACGGGCGAAGATTTACTCGATACAGGGGTGACAATCATGGCGCGTCCTCCTGGCAAGAAGAACAGCACCATCCATTTGCTCTCCGGTGGCGAAAAGGCGCTGACCGCGCTGGCCCTGGTCTTTGCCATCTTCAAATTGAACCCGGCGCCGTTCTGCATGCTCGACGAAGTCGATGCACCACTGGACGACGCCAACGTAGGCCGTTACGCACGGCTGGTGAAGGAGATGTCTGAAACGGTGCAGTTCATCTACATCACCCACAACAAGATCGCCATGGAAATGGCCGATCAGTTGATGGGGGTGACCATGCATGAGCCGGGCTGTTCGCGGTTGGTGGCGGTGGATGTGGAGGAGGCCATGGCAATGGTGGACGCCTGA
- the xdhC gene encoding xanthine dehydrogenase accessory protein XdhC: MYNWISALADLQDRGEPCVLVTIIEELGSTPRNAGSKMVISASQTFDTIGGGHLEYKAMEMARQMLASGQQNTHLERFSLGASLGQCCGGVTVLLFEPMGQVQAQIAVFGAGHVGRALVPLLASLPCKVRWIDSRETEFPEHLPHGVRKIVSEDPLDEVDDLPAGSYCIVMTHNHQLDLELSAAILKRNDFAYFGLIGSKTKRVKFEHRLRDRGFDSSTLQRMRCPMGIGEVKGKLPVEIAISIAGEIIATYNADFGQHTTRAEPIAKLLPASRRSQANR; this comes from the coding sequence ATGTATAACTGGATCAGCGCCCTCGCCGACCTGCAAGATCGCGGTGAACCGTGCGTGCTGGTGACGATCATCGAAGAACTCGGCTCCACCCCGCGCAACGCCGGCTCGAAGATGGTCATCAGCGCCAGCCAGACGTTCGACACCATCGGTGGCGGACACCTGGAATACAAGGCCATGGAAATGGCCCGGCAGATGCTCGCCAGCGGCCAGCAGAACACCCATCTGGAGCGCTTCAGTCTCGGTGCGAGCCTGGGCCAGTGCTGCGGCGGCGTCACCGTGCTGCTGTTCGAACCCATGGGCCAGGTCCAGGCACAAATCGCCGTGTTCGGCGCGGGCCACGTCGGCCGCGCCCTGGTGCCGCTGCTGGCGAGCCTGCCCTGCAAGGTGCGCTGGATCGACTCCCGAGAGACAGAGTTCCCCGAACACCTGCCCCACGGCGTGCGCAAGATCGTCAGCGAAGACCCACTGGATGAAGTCGACGACTTGCCCGCCGGCAGCTACTGCATCGTCATGACCCACAACCATCAGCTCGACCTGGAACTGAGCGCCGCGATCCTCAAGCGCAACGACTTTGCCTACTTCGGCCTGATCGGTTCGAAGACCAAACGGGTCAAGTTCGAGCATCGCCTGCGTGATCGTGGCTTTGACAGCAGCACCTTGCAGCGCATGCGTTGCCCGATGGGCATTGGCGAGGTCAAAGGCAAGTTGCCTGTGGAAATCGCCATCTCCATCGCCGGCGAAATCATCGCCACCTATAACGCCGATTTCGGCCAGCACACCACCCGCGCCGAGCCGATTGCCAAGCTGCTGCCGGCCTCGCGCCGCAGCCAGGCGAACCGCTGA
- the xdhA gene encoding xanthine dehydrogenase small subunit, with translation MIQFLLNQELRSEHALDPNLTVLNYLREHVGKPGTKEGCASGDCGACTVVVGELHTDEKGQARMRYRSLNACLTFVSSLHGKQLISVEDLKHQGQLHSVQQAMVDCHGSQCGFCTPGFVMSLFALQKNSEQADAHKAHEALAGNLCRCTGYRPILAAAEQACRGKQPDQFDAREAETIARLKAIAPTETGELNSGDKRCLVPLTVADLADLYDAYPQARLLAGGTDLALEVTQFHRTLPVMIYVGNVAELKRIERFDDRLEIGAATALSDCYEALKAEYPDFGELLQRFASLQIRNQGTLGGNIGNASPIGDSPPLLIALGAQIVLCKGQTRRTLALEDYFIDYRVTARQESEFIEKIIVPRASAEQAFRAYKVSKRLDDDISAVCAAFNLRIDNGVVRDARVAFGGMAATPKRATHCEAVLIGAPWNDSTVERACAALAEDFTPLSDFRASKEYRLLSARNLLRKYFIELQTPHIETRVTAYV, from the coding sequence GTGATCCAGTTTTTACTCAACCAGGAACTCCGTAGCGAGCACGCCCTGGACCCGAACCTGACCGTGCTCAACTATTTGCGCGAACACGTTGGTAAACCAGGCACCAAAGAAGGCTGCGCCAGTGGCGACTGTGGCGCGTGCACCGTGGTGGTGGGCGAATTGCACACGGACGAAAAAGGCCAGGCGCGCATGCGCTATCGCAGTCTCAACGCGTGCCTGACCTTCGTTTCGTCACTGCATGGCAAGCAACTGATCAGCGTCGAAGACCTCAAGCACCAGGGCCAACTGCACAGCGTCCAGCAGGCGATGGTCGATTGCCACGGCTCACAATGCGGCTTTTGCACGCCAGGCTTCGTCATGTCGCTGTTCGCCCTGCAAAAAAACAGCGAACAAGCCGACGCCCATAAAGCCCACGAAGCCCTGGCGGGCAACCTGTGCCGTTGCACCGGCTACCGGCCGATCCTGGCCGCCGCGGAGCAGGCCTGCCGTGGCAAACAGCCAGACCAGTTCGATGCCCGCGAAGCCGAGACCATCGCCCGCCTCAAAGCCATCGCCCCGACCGAGACCGGTGAGCTCAACAGTGGCGACAAACGCTGCCTGGTGCCGCTGACCGTCGCCGACCTGGCCGATCTCTACGATGCTTATCCCCAGGCGCGTCTGCTGGCCGGCGGCACGGACCTGGCCCTGGAAGTCACGCAGTTTCATCGCACCCTGCCGGTGATGATCTACGTGGGCAACGTCGCCGAACTCAAGCGCATCGAACGTTTCGACGATCGCCTGGAGATCGGCGCCGCCACGGCGCTGTCCGATTGCTACGAGGCCTTGAAAGCCGAGTACCCGGACTTCGGCGAACTGTTGCAGCGTTTCGCCTCGCTACAGATCCGCAACCAGGGCACCTTGGGTGGCAACATCGGCAACGCCTCGCCGATTGGCGACTCGCCGCCCCTGCTGATCGCCCTCGGCGCGCAGATCGTGTTGTGCAAGGGCCAGACCCGTCGCACCCTGGCGCTGGAAGACTATTTCATCGATTACCGGGTCACCGCCCGCCAGGAAAGCGAGTTCATCGAGAAGATCATCGTACCCCGGGCCAGCGCCGAGCAGGCGTTCCGCGCCTACAAGGTGTCCAAGCGCCTGGACGACGACATCTCCGCCGTGTGCGCGGCATTCAACCTGCGTATCGACAACGGCGTGGTCCGCGACGCTCGCGTGGCCTTCGGCGGCATGGCCGCGACGCCCAAACGCGCCACGCATTGCGAAGCCGTATTGATCGGTGCGCCGTGGAACGACAGCACCGTCGAACGCGCCTGCGCCGCCCTGGCCGAGGATTTCACGCCACTGTCGGACTTCCGCGCCAGCAAGGAATACCGCCTGCTCAGCGCCCGCAATCTGCTGCGCAAATACTTCATCGAACTGCAAACGCCGCACATCGAGACTCGGGTGACCGCTTATGTCTAA
- the xdhB gene encoding xanthine dehydrogenase molybdopterin binding subunit yields MSNHHAVEKTQAELAELFAKDLTTGVGRSVKHDSAAKHVSGEAQYIDDRLEFPNQLHVYARLSDRAHAKIISIDTKPCYAFEGVRIAITHEDVPGLKDIGPLLPGDPLLAIDDVQFVGQPVLAVAANDLETARKAAMAAIIEYEDLEPVLDVVQALRKRHFVLDSHTHQRGDSATALASAEHRIQGSLHIGGQEHFYLETQISSVMPTEDGGMIVYCSTQNPTEVQKLVAEVLGVPMNKVVVDMRRMGGGFGGKETQAASPACLCAVIAHLTGQPTKMRLPRVEDMLMTGKRHPFYIEYDVGFDSRGRLHGIALELAGNCGCSPDLSASIVDRAMFHADNAYYLGDATINGHRCKTNTASNTAYRGFGGPQGMVAIEEVMDAIARHLGLDPLAVRKVNYYGKTERNVTHYYQTVEHNMLEEMTAELEESSQYAERREAIRRYNAGSPILKKGLALTPVKFGISFTASFLNQAGALIHVYTDGSIHLNHGGTEMGQGLNTKVAQVVAEVFQVEMDRVQITATNTDKVPNTSPTAASSGADLNGKAAQNAAETIKRRLVEFAARQYKVSEEDVEFHNGHVRVRDHILTFEALVQQAYFAQVSLSSTGFYKTPKIYYDRSQARGRPFYYYAYGAACAEVIVDTLTGEYKMLRTDILHDVGASLNPAIDIGQVEGGFIQGMGWLTMEELVWNDKGKLMTNGPASYKIPAVADMPLDLRVKLVENRKNPEDTVFHSKAVGEPPFMLGIAAWCAIKDAVASLGDYQHQPNIDAPATPERVLWGCEQMRGLKAVAAEPIEAELAPL; encoded by the coding sequence ATGTCTAACCATCACGCCGTAGAGAAGACCCAGGCCGAACTGGCGGAACTGTTCGCCAAGGACCTGACCACCGGTGTCGGCCGCAGCGTCAAGCACGACAGCGCCGCCAAGCATGTGTCCGGTGAGGCCCAGTACATCGATGATCGTCTGGAATTTCCCAATCAGCTGCACGTTTACGCACGGCTGTCAGACCGCGCTCACGCGAAAATCATCAGCATCGACACCAAGCCCTGTTATGCCTTCGAAGGCGTGCGCATCGCCATCACCCACGAAGACGTGCCAGGCCTGAAAGACATCGGCCCGCTGCTGCCGGGCGATCCGTTGCTGGCCATCGATGACGTGCAATTTGTCGGGCAACCGGTACTCGCGGTGGCCGCGAACGACCTGGAAACCGCGCGCAAAGCCGCAATGGCCGCGATCATCGAATACGAAGACCTCGAACCCGTTCTGGACGTGGTGCAAGCCTTAAGAAAACGCCACTTCGTACTCGACAGCCACACCCACCAGCGCGGTGATTCGGCCACGGCACTGGCGAGCGCCGAGCACCGCATCCAGGGCTCGCTGCACATCGGCGGCCAGGAACACTTCTACCTGGAAACCCAGATTTCCTCGGTGATGCCCACCGAAGACGGCGGCATGATCGTCTATTGCTCGACCCAGAACCCCACCGAAGTGCAGAAACTGGTGGCCGAAGTGCTGGGCGTGCCGATGAACAAGGTGGTGGTGGACATGCGCCGCATGGGCGGCGGGTTTGGCGGCAAGGAAACCCAGGCCGCCAGCCCGGCTTGCCTGTGCGCGGTCATCGCGCACCTCACCGGCCAGCCGACCAAGATGCGCCTGCCCCGGGTCGAGGACATGCTGATGACCGGCAAGCGTCACCCTTTCTATATCGAATACGACGTCGGCTTCGACAGCCGCGGGCGCCTGCACGGGATCGCCTTGGAACTGGCCGGCAACTGCGGTTGCTCGCCGGACCTGTCGGCCTCGATCGTCGACCGGGCGATGTTCCATGCCGACAATGCCTACTACCTGGGCGATGCGACCATCAACGGCCACCGTTGCAAGACCAACACCGCGTCGAACACCGCTTACCGCGGTTTCGGCGGGCCCCAAGGCATGGTCGCCATCGAAGAGGTGATGGATGCCATCGCCCGGCACCTGGGGCTCGATCCGCTGGCCGTGCGCAAGGTCAACTATTACGGCAAGACCGAGCGTAACGTCACCCACTACTACCAGACCGTCGAGCACAACATGCTCGAGGAAATGACCGCCGAGCTTGAAGAAAGCAGCCAGTACGCCGAGCGCCGAGAAGCGATCCGGCGCTACAACGCAGGCAGCCCGATCCTGAAAAAAGGCTTGGCGCTGACGCCGGTGAAATTCGGCATTTCATTCACTGCCAGTTTCCTCAACCAAGCCGGGGCGCTGATCCACGTCTACACCGACGGCAGCATCCACCTCAACCACGGTGGCACCGAAATGGGCCAGGGCCTGAACACCAAGGTCGCGCAAGTGGTGGCCGAAGTGTTCCAGGTGGAAATGGACCGCGTACAGATCACCGCGACCAACACCGACAAGGTGCCGAACACTTCGCCCACCGCCGCCTCCAGCGGTGCCGACCTGAACGGCAAAGCCGCGCAGAACGCCGCCGAAACCATCAAGCGGCGCCTGGTGGAATTTGCCGCGCGACAGTACAAGGTCAGCGAAGAGGACGTGGAATTCCACAACGGCCATGTGCGGGTGCGCGATCACATCCTGACCTTCGAGGCGCTGGTGCAGCAGGCATATTTCGCCCAGGTCTCGCTGTCGAGCACCGGCTTCTACAAGACCCCGAAAATCTACTACGACCGCAGCCAGGCCCGTGGCCGGCCGTTCTACTACTACGCCTACGGCGCAGCCTGTGCCGAGGTGATCGTCGACACCCTCACCGGCGAGTACAAGATGCTGCGCACCGACATCCTTCACGACGTCGGCGCCTCGCTGAACCCGGCCATCGACATCGGCCAGGTCGAGGGTGGTTTCATCCAGGGCATGGGCTGGCTGACCATGGAGGAACTGGTGTGGAACGACAAGGGCAAGTTGATGACCAATGGCCCGGCCAGCTACAAGATCCCCGCCGTGGCCGACATGCCGCTGGACCTGCGGGTCAAGCTGGTGGAAAACCGCAAAAATCCCGAAGACACCGTGTTCCACTCCAAGGCCGTGGGCGAGCCGCCGTTCATGCTCGGCATCGCCGCGTGGTGCGCCATCAAGGACGCCGTGGCGAGCCTGGGGGATTACCAGCACCAGCCGAACATCGACGCCCCGGCGACACCGGAGCGGGTGTTGTGGGGATGTGAGCAGATGCGCGGGTTGAAGGCGGTTGCGGCTGAGCCCATTGAAGCCGAGTTGGCCCCGCTCTAA